The following proteins are co-located in the Lentibacillus sp. JNUCC-1 genome:
- the icmF gene encoding fused isobutyryl-CoA mutase/GTPase IcmF → MQETTVYKPVHAVRFVTASSLFDGHDASINIMRRIMQSSGAEVIHLGHNRSVEEVVHAAIQEDVQGIAISSYQGGHVEYFKYMYDLLQELDAGHIKIFGGGGGVIIPREIKELHDYGIDWIFSPEDGREMGLQGMINRIVELCDFLPPVDLEKDKAKLAKSDRQTVSRFITYMENEETEEADRERVLKDLREQSNNAPVLGITGTGGSGKSSLTDELIRRFINEVPDKKVAIISIDPTKRKTGGALLGDRIRMNAIFSDRVYMRSLATRDSRSELSRAIEDVITVVRAAGYDFIIVETSGIGQGDAAVTDITDLSMYVMTAEFGAPTQLEKIDMIDFADFIVINKFEQKGSEDALNQVRKQYERSHMLFHQDKEAFPVFGTIASQFNDAGTNALFASIIDTLNDRYGWENQIDFDRHVIAEKQNLIITNERRHYLQEIAQHVRGYHKHTEDQSAIARKLYQLKGAQSILDSNEAAAAIDETVATYEEQLHPRSKKLLDSWDETKESYEQDTMTFKIRDKDITMDLTTETLSGLKVPKVAYPKFSDWGERLNWLMRENVPGAFPFTAGVFPFKRKGEDPTRQFAGEGTPDRTNRRFHYLSKGEEAKRLSTAFDSVTLYGEDPAHRPDIYGKVGESGVNICTLEDMKKLYEGFDLTDPKTSVSMTINGPAPIILAMFFNTAIDQKVALFEEENGRKPSDQEYETIKNETISVVRGTVQADILKEDQGQNTCIFSTEFALRMMGDIQQYFIDKEVRNYYSVSISGYHIAEAGANPITQLAFTLANGFTYVEYYLSRGMDINKFAPNLSFFFSNGLDPEYTVIGRVARRIWAITMRDKYGANERSQKLKYHIQTSGRSLHAQEIDFNDIRTTLQALIAIQDNCNSLHTNAYDEAITTPTEESVRRAMAIQMIINKEMGLTKNENSLQGSFIVEELTDLVEEAVLQEFERMNDRGGVLGAMERQYQRGKIQEESLYYEGKKHSGELPIVGVNTYLNPNPPTEDEINAMELARASKEEKEQQITQLKAFQETHGDKTEAALERLKKTAASGGNIFEELMETVKVASLGQITGALYEVGGQYRRNM, encoded by the coding sequence ATGCAAGAAACAACAGTTTACAAACCGGTCCATGCAGTCCGCTTTGTGACGGCATCCAGTTTGTTTGACGGTCATGATGCATCAATCAATATTATGAGACGGATCATGCAATCGAGCGGTGCTGAGGTGATTCATCTGGGCCATAACCGCTCTGTTGAAGAAGTGGTTCATGCGGCCATCCAGGAAGATGTTCAGGGGATCGCCATTTCATCCTACCAGGGTGGGCACGTCGAATATTTCAAGTATATGTATGATCTCTTGCAGGAGCTGGATGCTGGTCACATTAAGATCTTTGGTGGCGGCGGCGGGGTGATCATACCGCGCGAAATTAAGGAACTTCACGACTATGGCATCGATTGGATCTTTTCACCAGAAGACGGCCGGGAAATGGGTCTGCAAGGCATGATCAACCGCATTGTTGAATTATGCGATTTTCTGCCCCCAGTTGACCTTGAAAAAGACAAGGCGAAATTGGCAAAAAGCGACCGTCAGACTGTCAGCCGTTTTATAACGTATATGGAAAACGAGGAAACAGAAGAAGCAGATCGGGAGCGGGTTTTAAAAGATTTAAGAGAACAATCCAACAACGCGCCTGTTCTTGGAATCACAGGAACAGGTGGCTCGGGTAAAAGCTCTTTGACAGATGAATTGATCAGGCGTTTTATCAATGAAGTCCCTGACAAGAAAGTGGCGATCATTTCCATCGACCCAACCAAACGCAAAACAGGTGGAGCGTTGCTTGGAGACCGGATTCGCATGAATGCCATATTCTCGGACCGTGTTTATATGAGATCGCTCGCCACAAGAGATTCGAGGTCAGAATTATCGCGTGCGATTGAAGACGTGATTACCGTTGTTCGGGCAGCGGGCTATGATTTTATCATTGTCGAAACGAGCGGTATTGGACAAGGGGACGCAGCCGTAACTGATATTACCGATTTGTCGATGTATGTCATGACAGCAGAATTCGGTGCCCCCACACAGCTGGAAAAAATCGACATGATCGATTTTGCCGATTTTATTGTCATTAACAAATTTGAACAAAAAGGCTCTGAGGATGCGCTCAACCAGGTGCGCAAACAGTATGAGCGGAGCCATATGCTCTTCCATCAGGATAAAGAAGCCTTTCCAGTATTCGGCACCATTGCCAGTCAATTTAACGACGCTGGAACCAATGCCTTATTTGCAAGCATCATTGATACACTGAACGACCGCTACGGCTGGGAAAACCAAATAGACTTTGACAGGCACGTCATTGCCGAAAAGCAAAATCTGATCATCACGAACGAGCGACGCCACTATTTGCAGGAGATTGCTCAGCATGTGCGCGGTTATCATAAACATACTGAAGACCAAAGCGCCATCGCACGGAAACTCTATCAGCTTAAAGGTGCTCAATCGATCCTGGACAGCAACGAGGCGGCCGCGGCAATTGACGAAACGGTTGCAACATATGAAGAACAGCTTCATCCGCGTTCAAAGAAGCTGCTTGACAGCTGGGATGAAACAAAAGAAAGCTATGAGCAGGACACCATGACGTTTAAGATCCGTGACAAAGACATCACAATGGATCTGACAACTGAAACCCTTTCAGGACTTAAAGTACCAAAAGTTGCGTATCCGAAATTCAGCGACTGGGGCGAGCGCCTTAACTGGCTGATGCGGGAAAACGTCCCAGGCGCCTTTCCGTTTACAGCAGGCGTCTTTCCTTTCAAACGAAAAGGTGAAGATCCAACACGTCAATTTGCCGGTGAGGGGACCCCTGACAGAACGAACCGCCGCTTTCATTATCTATCCAAAGGGGAGGAAGCCAAGCGTTTGTCCACTGCATTTGACTCTGTGACATTGTATGGCGAAGACCCTGCACATCGGCCGGATATTTACGGGAAAGTCGGCGAGAGTGGCGTCAACATATGTACACTTGAAGATATGAAAAAGTTGTACGAAGGATTTGATCTGACCGATCCGAAAACTTCTGTCTCTATGACCATCAATGGTCCGGCTCCTATTATCCTGGCGATGTTTTTCAATACAGCGATTGACCAGAAAGTGGCGCTGTTTGAAGAAGAAAACGGCCGCAAGCCTTCTGATCAAGAATATGAAACGATCAAAAACGAAACCATTTCGGTTGTCCGCGGCACGGTTCAGGCAGATATTTTAAAGGAAGATCAGGGTCAGAACACGTGCATCTTCTCGACGGAATTTGCACTGAGAATGATGGGAGACATTCAACAGTACTTTATTGACAAAGAAGTGCGCAATTACTACTCTGTCTCTATTTCGGGCTATCATATTGCTGAAGCGGGGGCCAATCCGATCACACAGCTTGCATTCACATTGGCAAACGGGTTCACATATGTGGAATATTATTTGAGCCGCGGCATGGACATTAACAAATTTGCGCCGAACTTGTCATTTTTCTTCTCAAACGGACTTGATCCGGAGTATACCGTCATTGGTCGCGTGGCCCGACGGATCTGGGCCATTACGATGCGAGATAAATATGGTGCAAACGAGCGCAGTCAGAAGCTGAAATACCATATTCAGACCTCCGGGAGATCACTGCATGCACAGGAAATTGATTTCAACGATATCCGGACGACTTTGCAGGCGCTGATTGCCATTCAGGACAATTGTAATTCCCTGCACACAAACGCTTATGATGAGGCGATTACAACACCGACAGAAGAATCTGTGCGCCGTGCGATGGCGATCCAGATGATCATAAACAAGGAAATGGGCTTGACTAAAAACGAAAACTCTCTGCAAGGCTCGTTTATCGTCGAAGAGCTCACAGATCTTGTCGAAGAAGCTGTCCTTCAGGAATTTGAACGCATGAATGACAGAGGTGGAGTTCTTGGCGCGATGGAAAGACAATACCAGCGCGGAAAAATCCAGGAAGAATCCTTGTATTATGAAGGAAAGAAACATTCCGGAGAACTGCCGATCGTCGGGGTGAATACCTATTTGAATCCAAATCCGCCGACAGAAGATGAGATCAATGCCATGGAGTTGGCACGGGCATCCAAAGAAGAGAAAGAACAACAGATTACTCAGTTAAAGGCTTTCCAAGAAACACATGGCGACAAAACAGAAGCTGCTCTGGAGCGGCTTAAGAAAACCGCAGCATCAGGCGGCAATATTTTCGAAGAGCTGATGGAGACGGTCAAAGTCGCAAGCCTTGGCCAAATTACCGGTGCACTATACGAAGTTGGCGGCCAATATCGCCGAAACATGTAA
- the meaB gene encoding methylmalonyl Co-A mutase-associated GTPase MeaB yields the protein MHPIVERIAQKDVRALAKAITMVENDAPDKLDMLSDVFKLQGKARLVGLTGSPGAGKSSLVNRLIANLRAQGKTVAVIAVDPTSPFSGGALLGDRVRMHEHFTDEGVFIRSMATRGSLGGLARATKDALRLCDAYGFDVVIVETVGVGQSELDIMKIVDTTAVVLTPNSGDVLQIFKAGIMEIADLFVINKADLPGFGKLKAMLKELVMITATHEHEKAIIKTIATDNKGIDKLLAAVDAHHDYLYQTQAGRRKREDQLRFEVYELIREEIWRDVAAFVDHHPPEEGFSETTDPYRTAKRLYAKWKETGGSAHEQ from the coding sequence ATGCATCCTATAGTGGAAAGAATTGCCCAAAAAGACGTTCGCGCGCTTGCTAAAGCGATTACCATGGTCGAAAATGATGCGCCGGATAAGCTTGACATGCTGAGCGACGTGTTCAAGCTTCAAGGCAAAGCAAGGCTTGTAGGGCTCACAGGGTCACCCGGGGCCGGCAAGAGTTCTCTTGTCAATAGACTGATAGCCAATTTGCGGGCACAGGGCAAAACAGTGGCTGTTATTGCCGTTGACCCGACAAGTCCTTTCAGTGGCGGTGCTCTCCTTGGGGACCGGGTGCGCATGCATGAACATTTCACCGATGAGGGTGTTTTTATTCGCAGCATGGCGACCCGCGGCAGTCTCGGCGGGCTCGCCCGTGCAACGAAAGACGCACTCAGACTGTGTGATGCTTACGGGTTTGATGTGGTCATCGTTGAAACGGTCGGTGTTGGCCAATCAGAACTTGATATTATGAAAATTGTCGACACAACAGCGGTTGTGCTCACACCAAACAGTGGTGATGTGCTGCAAATTTTTAAAGCTGGGATTATGGAAATCGCTGATCTTTTCGTTATCAATAAAGCCGATCTGCCTGGTTTTGGCAAATTAAAAGCGATGTTGAAAGAACTTGTCATGATCACTGCGACGCATGAGCATGAAAAGGCCATTATTAAAACGATCGCCACCGATAACAAAGGCATCGATAAGTTGCTTGCAGCTGTAGATGCTCATCATGACTATTTATATCAAACACAAGCAGGCAGAAGGAAGCGCGAAGATCAGCTGAGATTCGAAGTTTATGAGCTGATCAGGGAAGAAATTTGGCGTGATGTGGCAGCTTTTGTCGATCACCATCCCCCAGAGGAAGGATTTTCTGAAACGACAGATCCTTATCGTACAGCCAAGCGCCTATATGCCAAATGGAAAGAGACAGGAGGGAGCGCACATGAGCAATGA
- a CDS encoding acetyl-CoA C-acetyltransferase, whose translation MRKSVIVSGARTPFGKFGGSLKALTAPQLGGIAIKEALKRAALDGGDVDEVIMGHVLQGGQGQITSRQAAREAGIPWSVKTETINKVCASGLRSVTLADQLIRLGDEDTIVAGGMESMSNAPYFLPDARWGHRMGDKTVKDMMIHDGLTCSFNGVHMGTYGNSTANEFGLTREAQDEWSYRSHQRAVQATETGKFKEEIVPVEVPQRKGDPVVVDTDEAPRKDTTTDVLAKLRPAFDKDGTITAGNAPGVNDGAAAFVVMADETAEKLGKKPLATIVGHAEVAVEAKDFPQTPGLVINTLLEKTGHTVDQIDLFEINEAFAAVSLASGQIAGIDPEKINVNGGAVALGHPIGASGGRIILTLIHELKRRGGGLGIAAICSGGGQGDAVMIEVPQQ comes from the coding sequence ATGCGTAAGTCAGTTATTGTATCGGGTGCACGGACGCCTTTTGGTAAGTTTGGAGGGTCTTTGAAGGCTTTGACGGCGCCGCAGCTGGGCGGGATTGCCATTAAAGAAGCTTTGAAGCGCGCTGCTCTTGATGGCGGAGATGTGGATGAAGTGATTATGGGCCATGTGCTCCAAGGCGGGCAGGGTCAGATTACATCAAGACAGGCAGCACGTGAGGCGGGAATTCCGTGGTCAGTCAAAACAGAAACCATTAATAAAGTATGTGCATCCGGACTCCGCAGTGTGACGCTTGCAGACCAGTTGATCCGGCTTGGCGATGAAGACACCATTGTTGCCGGCGGTATGGAAAGCATGTCAAATGCACCGTATTTTCTGCCTGACGCACGCTGGGGACACCGGATGGGGGATAAAACGGTTAAGGATATGATGATTCATGATGGTCTTACGTGTTCTTTCAACGGTGTACATATGGGCACGTATGGCAACAGTACAGCAAATGAATTTGGACTGACCCGGGAAGCACAGGATGAGTGGTCTTACCGCAGTCATCAGCGCGCTGTGCAAGCAACAGAGACTGGTAAATTTAAAGAAGAAATTGTGCCAGTTGAAGTTCCGCAGCGTAAAGGGGATCCTGTTGTAGTTGATACAGATGAAGCGCCGCGTAAAGACACAACAACAGATGTGCTCGCAAAGCTTCGTCCTGCTTTCGACAAAGATGGCACAATCACAGCAGGCAACGCACCTGGGGTTAATGACGGTGCAGCAGCATTTGTTGTGATGGCTGATGAAACAGCTGAAAAGCTCGGTAAAAAGCCTTTGGCAACGATCGTTGGTCATGCTGAAGTCGCCGTTGAAGCAAAAGACTTCCCGCAAACACCAGGTCTTGTCATTAACACATTACTTGAGAAGACAGGTCACACGGTTGACCAGATAGATTTGTTTGAGATCAACGAAGCCTTTGCGGCAGTATCCCTAGCCAGCGGTCAAATTGCTGGTATTGACCCGGAAAAAATCAATGTTAATGGCGGTGCCGTTGCACTTGGCCATCCAATTGGAGCAAGTGGCGGACGGATTATTTTAACACTGATTCATGAACTGAAAAGACGTGGCGGCGGTCTGGGTATTGCTGCTATTTGCAGCGGCGGCGGACAAGGCGATGCGGTTATGATCGAAGTTCCGCAACAGTAA
- a CDS encoding TetR/AcrR family transcriptional regulator, whose translation MSNESSLSSVKDEQLVAKRRAQMIQGALKLFKEKGFHRTTTREIAKASGFSIGTLYEYIRTKEDVLYFVCESIYEQVHERLEEAIDFENASVSHLAAVVSSYFHLVDQMQEEILIMYQEAKSLSKETKSYVLQKERDMVAMLERVMIACLPEDMPKRDVSLIANNIFIQGQMWGFRRWMLHNQFTLEAYIDRQIHYLFKSLGLEEEEASNLTG comes from the coding sequence ATGAGCAATGAATCGTCCCTTTCATCTGTAAAAGATGAGCAGCTTGTTGCCAAACGAAGGGCCCAGATGATTCAGGGCGCCCTCAAGCTGTTTAAGGAAAAAGGGTTTCACCGGACCACCACCCGTGAAATTGCAAAGGCCAGTGGATTCAGTATCGGCACCTTATATGAATATATCCGCACGAAAGAAGATGTGCTGTATTTCGTCTGTGAATCGATCTATGAACAGGTGCATGAGCGGCTTGAAGAAGCCATTGATTTTGAAAATGCTTCGGTCAGTCATTTGGCTGCGGTTGTGTCGTCCTATTTTCATTTGGTCGATCAGATGCAGGAAGAAATTTTGATTATGTATCAGGAGGCTAAATCGCTTTCTAAAGAAACCAAATCATACGTTTTGCAAAAAGAACGCGATATGGTGGCGATGCTTGAACGGGTGATGATCGCCTGTTTGCCCGAGGATATGCCGAAAAGAGATGTCTCTTTAATTGCCAACAATATATTCATTCAAGGTCAGATGTGGGGATTCCGGCGCTGGATGCTCCATAACCAATTTACGCTGGAGGCCTATATCGACAGGCAGATTCACTATCTGTTCAAATCACTTGGGCTTGAAGAGGAAGAAGCGAGTAATCTGACGGGATAA
- a CDS encoding acyl-CoA dehydrogenase: MDFQLTDEQNMLRKMVRDFAKKEVEPTAAERDEEERFDREIFDKMAELGLTGIPWPEEYGGIGSDYVSYVIAVEELSRVCASTGVTLSAHISLASWPIFKYGNESQKKNFLHRLATGEALGAYALSEPGAGSDVASMKTVAKQDGDDYILSGSKVWITNGGVGDIYIVFAKTDADAKHRGISAFIVEKGTEGFSFGKKEKKLGIRSSPTTELIFENCRIPKENMLGKEGDGFKIAMSTLDGGRNGIAAQALGIAQGALDAAVDYAKEREQFGKPIAHNQGISFKLADMATEIEASRLLTYQAAWLESEGLPYGKASAMSKLFAGDAAMRITTEAVQVFGGYGYTKDYPVERYMRDAKITQIYEGTNEIQRLVIGRMLTK; encoded by the coding sequence ATGGATTTTCAATTAACGGATGAACAGAATATGCTGCGGAAAATGGTTCGGGATTTTGCTAAGAAAGAGGTGGAGCCTACAGCGGCAGAACGTGATGAAGAAGAGCGTTTTGATAGAGAGATTTTTGACAAAATGGCTGAACTGGGACTGACAGGAATTCCTTGGCCGGAGGAGTACGGTGGCATTGGTTCAGATTATGTCAGCTATGTAATTGCAGTTGAAGAGCTGTCCCGTGTGTGTGCATCAACAGGTGTTACCTTGTCGGCCCACATATCACTTGCCAGCTGGCCGATCTTTAAATACGGCAATGAATCACAGAAGAAAAACTTCCTTCACCGGCTGGCCACAGGGGAAGCTCTTGGTGCTTATGCCTTATCAGAGCCAGGAGCAGGCAGTGACGTGGCTTCGATGAAAACTGTCGCCAAACAAGATGGTGATGATTACATTTTGAGCGGGAGTAAAGTATGGATCACTAACGGCGGCGTCGGTGATATTTATATCGTGTTTGCGAAGACAGATGCAGATGCCAAGCACCGCGGCATCAGTGCCTTCATCGTAGAAAAAGGCACTGAAGGTTTCAGTTTCGGGAAAAAAGAAAAGAAGCTTGGCATTCGGTCATCCCCGACAACAGAACTTATATTTGAAAATTGTCGGATCCCGAAAGAGAACATGCTCGGGAAAGAAGGTGATGGCTTTAAAATTGCCATGTCCACCCTTGATGGCGGGCGCAACGGTATTGCCGCACAGGCGCTTGGGATCGCACAAGGCGCATTGGATGCAGCAGTCGATTATGCGAAAGAGCGTGAGCAGTTCGGAAAGCCGATTGCCCACAATCAGGGAATTTCTTTCAAGTTAGCTGATATGGCAACTGAAATAGAAGCTTCACGTCTATTAACCTATCAGGCGGCCTGGCTCGAATCAGAAGGCCTGCCATACGGCAAAGCTTCTGCAATGTCAAAACTGTTTGCAGGAGATGCAGCGATGCGCATTACAACTGAAGCCGTTCAAGTCTTTGGCGGCTATGGCTATACGAAAGACTATCCGGTTGAACGCTACATGCGCGATGCCAAGATTACACAAATTTATGAGGGTACAAATGAAATCCAGCGTCTTGTTATCGGACGTATGCTGACGAAATAA
- a CDS encoding acyl-CoA dehydrogenase has translation MQLTFTEEQQMMQKMVRDFAKQDVLPEVERMEQEDRFPKELIAKMGELGLMGVPVPETYGGSGMDFTSYIIAIHELSKVSAALGVMLSVHTSVGTNPILYFGTEEQKKHYIPKLASGTYLGAFALTEPGAGSDVANLKTRAKADGDDYLLSGEKAFITNGGVADTYITFARTGESAGSKGISAFIVEKDTPGFVIGKQEKKMGLHGSQTVGLTFDNCRVSKSQMLGEEGDGFKIAMANLNVGRIGIAAQALGIAEAALEHGVAYAKEREQFGKSIAHNQGISFKLADMATEVEAAKLLTYNAAAMVGRGEPTGKQASMAKMFASETATKTAIEALQVYGGYGYTEDYPMERFFRDAKVTEIYEGTNEIQHLVIAKQLLG, from the coding sequence ATGCAGCTTACATTTACTGAAGAACAACAGATGATGCAAAAAATGGTGCGTGATTTTGCGAAACAAGACGTGCTGCCGGAAGTGGAACGCATGGAACAAGAAGATCGTTTTCCGAAAGAATTGATTGCTAAAATGGGAGAACTCGGGTTAATGGGTGTACCCGTTCCAGAAACATATGGTGGCAGCGGCATGGATTTTACGTCCTATATTATCGCAATCCATGAATTATCCAAGGTCAGCGCTGCCTTGGGGGTTATGCTGTCGGTTCATACATCAGTCGGCACCAACCCAATTTTGTACTTTGGCACAGAAGAACAGAAAAAGCATTACATTCCAAAACTGGCATCTGGTACATATCTTGGTGCCTTTGCTCTGACAGAACCTGGAGCGGGTTCAGATGTGGCCAACTTGAAAACACGCGCCAAAGCAGATGGGGACGACTATCTGCTTTCAGGTGAAAAAGCGTTTATCACTAACGGCGGAGTGGCGGACACATACATTACCTTCGCTCGAACAGGTGAAAGTGCCGGAAGTAAAGGCATCAGTGCATTTATTGTCGAAAAAGACACGCCTGGATTTGTCATCGGCAAACAGGAGAAAAAAATGGGGCTTCATGGTTCTCAAACAGTAGGGCTGACATTTGATAATTGTCGTGTATCGAAATCACAGATGCTCGGTGAAGAAGGTGACGGGTTCAAGATTGCGATGGCGAACTTGAACGTTGGAAGAATCGGGATTGCAGCTCAGGCACTTGGCATTGCTGAAGCTGCATTGGAACACGGTGTTGCCTATGCGAAAGAGCGGGAACAATTCGGTAAGTCAATTGCGCATAACCAAGGCATCTCATTTAAGCTTGCAGATATGGCCACAGAGGTTGAAGCGGCCAAGTTGCTGACTTATAACGCTGCAGCAATGGTTGGACGCGGTGAACCTACAGGAAAGCAAGCTTCAATGGCGAAGATGTTTGCATCTGAAACAGCAACCAAGACCGCTATCGAAGCACTCCAAGTGTATGGTGGCTACGGCTATACCGAAGATTATCCGATGGAGCGCTTTTTCCGTGATGCCAAAGTCACCGAAATATACGAAGGCACAAACGAAATCCAGCATCTCGTCATAGCGAAACAATTGCTGGGCTAA
- a CDS encoding 3-hydroxybutyryl-CoA dehydrogenase, with protein MEPKTIMVVGAGQMGAGIAQVCAQSGFNVYLNDMNEAALEKGISGIGKRLDRAVEKERITEEDKNAALERLEPSNTLEDAKDCDVVIEAIVEKIEVKTSVFQELDTHAPAHAILATNTSALPITEIAAVTNRPDQVIGMHFMNPVPVMKLVEIIRGLQTSDETYKIIEQLTHALSKTPVEVNDSPGFVSNRVLMPMINEAIYTVYEGVATPEDVDTVMKLGTNHPMGPLTLADFIGLDTCLYIMEVLHEGFKDSKYRPCPLLRKYVNAGWLGKKSGRGFYTYD; from the coding sequence ATGGAACCAAAAACCATCATGGTCGTTGGTGCAGGACAAATGGGTGCTGGAATTGCACAAGTGTGCGCCCAGTCCGGCTTCAACGTCTATTTAAACGATATGAATGAAGCAGCCCTTGAAAAAGGCATCTCAGGCATTGGGAAGCGTTTGGACCGAGCTGTTGAAAAGGAACGCATCACTGAAGAGGATAAAAACGCAGCGCTTGAGCGTCTTGAACCTTCCAACACACTGGAAGATGCCAAGGATTGCGATGTCGTTATTGAAGCGATTGTGGAAAAAATTGAAGTTAAAACAAGCGTGTTCCAGGAGCTGGATACCCACGCCCCTGCTCATGCCATATTGGCGACCAATACCTCTGCACTTCCAATTACGGAAATTGCTGCTGTAACGAATCGTCCGGATCAGGTCATTGGCATGCATTTCATGAACCCAGTCCCTGTCATGAAGCTGGTAGAAATCATTCGCGGTTTGCAGACAAGTGACGAGACCTACAAGATAATTGAACAATTGACGCATGCCTTGTCAAAAACCCCTGTGGAAGTGAACGATTCCCCAGGATTTGTGTCGAATCGGGTTTTAATGCCTATGATTAACGAAGCCATTTATACTGTCTATGAAGGCGTTGCAACACCGGAAGATGTGGATACGGTTATGAAGCTGGGTACAAACCATCCTATGGGGCCATTGACACTTGCTGATTTTATTGGTTTGGATACGTGCCTATACATTATGGAAGTTCTGCACGAAGGGTTTAAAGACAGCAAGTACAGACCTTGTCCACTGCTCAGAAAATACGTCAACGCTGGCTGGCTCGGCAAAAAGTCCGGTCGTGGCTTCTACACTTATGATTAA